From the Desulfurispira natronophila genome, one window contains:
- a CDS encoding sensor histidine kinase codes for MEAKVLFITVGFILFFGVGITFEMRTIISNLMQDELGKQGASIASDLSARSADLLLTSNFFALHQLVSNTLQNNSNVEYAFVLDDHGQVVAHTFESGFPLGLLDVHSDETRRSKVLVSIDGDVIHDFSSRISTGNIGTARVGLHQRNIQTSTRKVIITIAQTTLLMSVVGIFAAIIFTNLLHRPVNLLVNAARSMTRGRYNQKVIVQTKDQIGTLAQAFNELSTVLHNKEQENRRLWGELKKKEVVLRSLLKTAITAQEKERKRISRELHDETGQVLSSLMLRLQYLKDRSTDNDMQVETENICALVARTTEEIKRISQQLRPSTLDDMGLFCAINNLSEQYRAEGSFDIDVVVCGRNNGKRLLAELEIALYRIVQESLTNISKHANARNVSIIISLRPEQLNLVIEDDGKGFDVEQHFSSDAYLEHLGLHGIQERAEIMGGAFKIESNIGSGTTIFIKVPMTIAHEGGSSDQNTDS; via the coding sequence ATGGAAGCCAAAGTTTTGTTTATCACCGTTGGTTTTATTCTCTTTTTTGGCGTTGGCATTACCTTTGAAATGCGCACTATTATCAGCAACCTTATGCAAGATGAGCTTGGAAAACAGGGTGCGTCCATTGCAAGTGACCTATCAGCACGCAGTGCCGACCTGTTGCTGACTAGTAATTTTTTTGCTCTTCATCAACTTGTGAGCAACACTCTGCAAAATAATTCTAACGTTGAATACGCTTTTGTCCTTGATGACCATGGTCAGGTCGTCGCTCATACCTTTGAAAGTGGTTTTCCACTAGGACTGCTGGATGTCCACAGCGATGAAACTCGACGCAGTAAGGTGCTGGTCAGTATTGACGGAGACGTTATTCACGATTTTTCCTCCCGTATTAGTACTGGCAATATTGGCACAGCTCGAGTTGGTCTGCATCAACGCAACATTCAAACATCAACCCGCAAGGTCATTATAACCATCGCCCAAACCACTTTACTCATGTCAGTGGTAGGCATTTTTGCAGCAATTATCTTTACCAATTTGCTCCACCGGCCTGTGAATTTGCTTGTCAATGCTGCGAGGAGTATGACACGTGGCCGGTATAATCAAAAAGTCATAGTTCAGACCAAAGATCAGATCGGAACACTTGCTCAGGCGTTTAACGAACTCAGTACAGTCCTGCACAATAAAGAGCAAGAGAACAGGAGGCTTTGGGGTGAGCTCAAAAAGAAAGAAGTGGTGCTGCGCTCGCTTCTCAAAACAGCTATTACCGCGCAGGAGAAAGAACGCAAACGCATCAGCCGTGAACTCCATGACGAAACCGGCCAGGTTCTGAGCTCTCTGATGCTTCGCTTGCAGTACTTGAAAGACAGATCAACCGACAATGATATGCAGGTAGAAACCGAAAATATCTGTGCCTTGGTAGCTCGCACAACCGAAGAGATTAAACGTATCTCCCAGCAACTGCGCCCAAGCACACTGGATGACATGGGGCTTTTTTGTGCTATTAATAATTTGTCTGAACAGTACCGAGCCGAGGGCTCTTTCGATATTGATGTAGTCGTGTGTGGGCGAAACAATGGAAAGCGATTGTTAGCAGAGTTGGAAATCGCACTTTATCGCATTGTTCAAGAGTCCTTGACCAACATCTCCAAACATGCCAATGCCCGCAATGTTAGCATCATTATCTCCTTGAGACCCGAGCAACTGAATTTGGTTATAGAGGATGACGGCAAAGGCTTTGATGTAGAGCAACACTTCAGCAGTGACGCATACCTGGAACATCTTGGCTTGCACGGCATACAGGAGCGGGCAGAAATCATGGGGGGGGCATTCAAAATCGAATCAAACATTGGCAGTGGAACAACCATTTTCATCAAGGTACCCATGACAATTGCGCACGAGGGGGGCTCCAGTGATCAAAATACTGATAGTTGA